From Raphanus sativus cultivar WK10039 unplaced genomic scaffold, ASM80110v3 Scaffold3673, whole genome shotgun sequence, one genomic window encodes:
- the LOC108832597 gene encoding uncharacterized protein LOC108832597 yields the protein MVKVRMNTADVAAEVKCLKRLIGMRCSNVYDISPKTYMFKLLNSSGITESGESEKVLLLMESGVRLHTTAYVRDKSNTPSGFTLKLRKHIRTRRLEDVRQLGYDRIIVFQFGLGANAHYVILELYAQGNIILTDSEYMIMTLLRSHRDDNKGFAIMSRHRYPIEICRLFERTTASKLQESLTAFSHEVKDSETKEQNGGKKGGKSNESKQFTLKNILGDALGYGPQLSEHIILDAGLVPSTKLSQDKKLDDNEIQLLVQAVIVFEDWLEDVISGQKVPEGYILMQKQMLVNDTSSQGGVSKMYDEFCSILLNQFKSRVYDKFETFDAALDEFYSKIESQRSEHQQKAKEDSASQKLNKIRQDQENRVQILRKEVDRCVNMAELIEYNLEDVDAAILAVRVALAKGMGWDDLARMVKEEKKLGNPVAGVIDKLNLEKNCMTLLLCNNLDEMDDDEKTLPVEKVEVDLSLSAHGNARRWYEMKKKQETKQEKTVSAHEKAFKAAEKKTRHQLSQEKAVATISHMRKIHWFEKFNWFISSENYLVISGRDAQQNEMIVKRYMSKGDLYVHAELHGASSTVIKNHKPEQSVPPLTLNQAGCFTVCHSQAWDSKIVTSAWWVYPHQVSKTAPTGEYLTVGSFMIRGKKNFLPPHPLIMGFGLLFRLDESSLGAHLNERRVRGEEEGMNDEVVMETHAPDEHSDAETENEEVSAEGENNLQEESNTALSQDTSSLEMKSSGTDGENAAAATSQLEDLLDRTLGLGTATVAGKNHTVETSKDETEEKMKEQEKKSVVRDKPYISKAQRRKLKMGESGNTVTDDNIGQEKPERKEKSVSSGNKDADDNTEKEKQQRKAKDASSSLRQANKTIPENKPAGEKVSRGQRGKLKKMKEKYADQDEEERKIRMALLASSGKPQKNDVEVQAAKPAVTEEKKPSEETADAVKICYRCKKVGHLARDCHGKESSPEMDKVVMEEEDIHELGEEEREKLIDVDYLTGNPLPTDVLLYAVPVCGPYNALQSYKYRVKAIPGSMKKGKAAKTAMNLFTHMSEASVREKELMKACTDPELMAALVGNVKITAAGLTQLKQKQKKGKKSGKHHG from the exons ATGGTGAAGGTGCGAATGAACACGGCCGATGTGGCCGCGGAGGTCAAGTGCTTGAAGCGTTTAATCGGCATGAGATGCTCCAACGTCTACGATATATCTCCCAAG ACGTATATGTTCAAGCTGTTGAATAGTAGCGGCATCACTGAATCTGGAGAGAGCGAGAAGGTCTTACTCTTGATGGAAAGTGGTGTTCGTTTGCATACCACTGCTTACGTCAG GGATAAGAGCAATACTCCATCTGGGTTTACTTTGAAGTTAAGAAAACATATTCGTACTAGGAGGCTTGAGGATGTTCGGCAGCTTGGTTATGATAGG ATCATTGTCTTCCAGTTCGGGCTAGGTGCTAATGCTCACTATGTTATATTGGAGCTGTATGCTCAAGGAAACATAATCCTCACGGATTCCGAGTATATGATCATGACTCTCCTCCGCTCACAtag AGATGACAATAAGGGTTTTGCTATCATGTCTCGCCACCGTTATCCTATAGAGATATGTAGACTCTTTGAGAGAACCACTGCTTCGAAGCTGCAGGAATCGCTTACTGCTTTCTCGCATGAAGTTAAAGATAGTGAGACAAAGGAGCAGAATGGTGGCAAGAAGGGTGGGAAGTCTAACGAATCTAAACAATTTACCTTGAAGAATATTCTTGGTGATGCTTTGGGGTACGGGCCACAGCTCTCTGAGCATATAATTTTGGATGCTGGTCTAGTTCCAAGTACCAAACTTTCGCAAGACAAGAAGTTAGATGATAATGAGATTCAGCTTTTGGTTCAAGCGGTCATCGTATTTGAAGATTGGCTTGAAGATGTTATATCTGGTCAAAAAGTTCCTGAAGGTTATATTCTAATGCAGAAACAAATGTTGGTGAATGACACTTCTTCTCAAGGAGGTGTTTCAAAG ATGTATGATGAGTTCTGTTCAATCTTATTAAACCAATTCAAATCAAGAGTGTatgacaagttcgaaacttttGATGCGGCTTTAGACGAGTTTTACAGCAAAATTGAGAGTCAAAGATCTGAACACCAACAAAAGGCAAAAGAAGATTCTGCCAGTCAGAAACTCAATAAGATTCGCCAGGATCAG GAAAACCGTGTTCAAATTCTGAGGAAAGAAGTCGACCGTTGTGTTAATATGGCTGAATTGATTGAGTACAACTTAGAAGACGTAGATGCTGCCATATTAGCTGTTCGTGTAGCGCTTGCAAAGGGTATGGGCTGGGACGATCTAGCTCGTATGGTCAAGGAGGAAAAAAAACTAGGAAATCCGGTTGCTGGAGTCATTGACAAACTTAATCTAGAGAAGAATTGCATGACCTTGTTGTTGTGCAACAATCTCGATGAAATGGATGATGATGAGAAGACGCTCCCCGTGGAAAAG GTGGAGGTTGACCTATCACTTTCTGCGCACGGTAATGCCAGGCGCTGGTAtgaaatgaagaagaagcaagaaaCCAAACAGGAGAAGACTGTTTCTGCTCATGAAAAGGCTTTTAAAGCAGCCGAGAAAAAGACACGCCATCAGCTTTCTCAG GAGAAAGCGGTTGCAACTATTTCACACATGAGAAAAATTCACTGGTTTGAGAAATTCAATTGGTTCATTAGCAGTGAGAACTACTTGGTCATCAGTGGTCGTGATGCTCAGCAAAATGAGATGATAGTTAAACGTTACATGTCAAAAGGAGATCT GTATGTGCATGCAGAGCTTCACGGAGCATCTAGTACTGTGATAAAGAATCATAAACCTGAACAAAGTGTACCGCCCCTCACTTTAAACCAAGCTGGATGTTTTACG GTTTGTCATAGTCAGGCCTGGGATTCCAAGATTGTCACTAGTGCGTGGTGGGTTTATCCTCATCAGGTCAGTAAAACAGCTCCTACTGGAGAATACCTCACAGTTGGAAGTTTCATGATACGAGGTAAGAAAAACTTCCTTCCACCACACCCACTTATAATGGGTTTTGGACTGTTGTTTCGTTTGGACGAGAGTTCCTTGGGAGCTCATTTGAATGAGAGAAGGGTAAGAGGTGAAGAGGAAGGAATGAATGATGAAGTTGTCATGGAAACGCATGCTCCTGATGAGCATTCAGATGCTGAGACAGAGAATGAAGAGGTGTCTGCGGAAGGAGAAAATAATTTACAGGAGGAATCAAATACAGCATTGAGCCAAGATACTTCTTCTTTGGAAATGAAATCATCTGGAACTGATGGAGAAAATGCTGCAGCAGCTACGTCACAGCTTGAAGATCTTCTTGATAGAACCCTTGGCCTTGGTACTGCGACGGTGGCAGGCAAGAACCATACAGTAGAGACATCAAAGGATGAAACGgaagagaagatgaaagagcAGGAGAAGAAATCAGTAGTGAGAGATAAGCCTTATATATCAAAAGCtcaaagaagaaagcttaaGATGGGCGAAAGCGGTAACACAGTGACTGATGATAACATTGGCCAAGAGAAGCCGGAGCGGAAGGAAAAAAGTGTTTCTAGCGGTAACAAAGACGCAGATGATAACACTGAGAAAGAAAAGCAGCAGAGGAAGGCAAAagatgcttcttcttctttaaggCAAGCCAACAAGACCATACCTGAGAACAAGCCAGCTGGAGAAAAAGTCAGCCGTGGGCAAAGGGGTAAACTTAAGAAAATGAAGGAGAAATACGCTGATCaagacgaagaagaaagaaaaattcgAATGGCGTTGTTGGCC TCTTCTGGAAAGCCACAGAAGAATGATGTTGAAGTACAAGCTGCGAAGCCGGCAGTCACTGAAGAGAAGAAACCTTCTGAAG AGACAGCAGATGCTGTGAAAATATGTTATAGGTGTAAGAAGGTTGGACATCTTGCTAGGGATTGCCATGGGAAAGAATCTTCTCCGGAGATGGACAAAGTGGtaatggaagaagaagatattcaTGAGCTTggggaagaagagagagaaaaactgATTGATGTCGATTACCTTACTGGTAACCCATTACCAACTGACGTTCTCTTATATGCGGTCCCTGTGTGTGGCCCCTACAACGCTCTCCAGTCATATAAATACAGAGTCAAAGCGATCCCAGGGAGCATGAAGAAAGGAAAGG CTGCAAAAACCGCAATGAATCTGTTCACACATATGTCGGAGGCGAGTGTTAGAGAGAAAGAGCTGATGAAGGCTTGCACGGATCCGGAGCTGATGGCTGCTCTTGTTGGGAATGTGAAGATCACAGCAGCGGGGTTGACGCAACTGAAGCAGAAACAGAAGAAGGGCAAGAAAAGCGGGAAACACCATGGTTAG